Sequence from the Phragmites australis chromosome 11, lpPhrAust1.1, whole genome shotgun sequence genome:
AGTGCGGCTCCGGCTGCGGCGGGTACAGAAACACTCCTCAGCTGTGTTCATCCATGCAAGACAAGTTGCAGCGTTTCATGGACAAACTAACTGGATAACTGACTATCTTGTAATGATCTGTACGTGTGTATAATGTATATATGCAGATGCAAGATGTTCCCTGATGTGGAGGCCACTGCCACTGCCACCACGACCATGGTCATCGCTGCTGCCACCCACAAGGGGTACGGATATCCATTGATCTACACTGTTCATGTCTTGCGTACACTTAACTGAAAGTATTATTAGATCTTTGACACGatcagaggaggaagaaactGACGACATGAGTTTGGTTGCAGGACTTCCGGCGGGttcgaggcggcggcggagaacggcggctgCGACTGCACCACCTGCAAGTGCGGCACCAGCTGCGGCTGCTCCTGCTGCAGCTGCAACTGAGTGACGCCTAACCTGCACGAGGAGGAGACCCTCACTGCACCACCCAGCGTATTAGTAGCGTCTGTCTAAATAAGATCTTGTCAACTGCACCGTGTGCCATTCATGGTCCGGCCTTGCTACTTCCTGGGGTTACCTTAATGTGTGGTGATCGATGATGCCATCCATCTTGTACTCCTCGTGCCAGGTTTAATATATGTATGGGTCTCAACCTTAACTGAACTCCTCGCGTATATCCATCAGTTCGATATATGTGCTTCATGATGTGTTTGGGATGTTATCTGATCATGAATTCCTTGTGGAACGTGGTGCTTTTCAGTGCTAGAAACTCCGAGGAAAATAACACATGCGGACAAACAAAGCAGGTTCTCTGATCATGGACAAACATCTGAAGAAACTGAAAAGAAACGTAGGGACTCCCTCTGTTAATATGTGACAATAAAATTCTGCTCTTTTTCAGATCATGTGTAAACTCCTTTCAGATTAGGATTCGACCTTTTTTTAGTATCACAAAATTTGAAACTACCAGGACCACCTAGCTGACTACTCACGACGCAAGAAACCTAAATGCTTGGCACCCGCAAAGCTCCATAGGAACACGTCCTGCTTAATGCGATTTAGCAGTTGTGTTGTTGATGCAGACTGGTTCAGGAAGACTCTTGCGTTGCGTTCTTTCCAGATATGTCACATGGCGAGCATGTAGAGGCGGATCAGGCTCTTGGATTTGTAGGGCGGATCAGGCTCTGTCGCGGCCAGTTTTCTGCAACCAAAGCCAGCGCAGGCGAAGCACATACCGGGCGAGCTTGAGACCTAGGCCTCCAAGTGCTTCAGGCGACCGCGCACTTCCCGCGGACTGATCATGTGTTTGTTGCCCGCATCAGGGACATCTTGTTTCTATCCGTGCGAATATTCTCATGAAGAATTTGTTTGTCtgcatatattattttttttaatctgtgAATGTAATTATATAGTCAGAGCTTAGCCCGGTAGATACACTCAAATCGAGCTTCTCTCTAAAGACTGGTTCGATTGATGCATTTCATCTGCTATAATGCTACAATAGATCTACTCGTTAATCTCAGTTACAGAGTTATTACATCCGCTTATACAAACAACTAAACATATTTACATGGTTATTACATATGAAATTGTAAGATTATTACATCCATCCATACAAATAACCAAACACTCTTTTTTTATATTCATTTTATAGATCAACCCACTTCTACTCATCTAAAATATATGTTACAGCTGTAGAAAACACACGCTGACAACCGATCAGGCAGTGCAGCAGCACTGGAGGCCCAGGCTCCAGATCGATGAACAAGGACATGGGCACGGACGCAATGATCTGTGAGGCCCAGACAGTGCAGGAACAACTTTCAGAGAGACAGCCGATCACATGGTGCGCTTCATGCCATACATGAAACGTTCCAGCGAAAAATCACACCTTTCATAGCTCATGGCGCACTGTAATCCTCTGAACACGATTTTGCAGAATGCAGAGTACCCTGCTGAATGTGCTTAGAACTCACtacgatttttttttacaaatgaaAGATAGTAACTCTACTGTCCAAAATCCAAACCAGGGTTCTGCGAACAGGCATTGCGCTAAAAAAAAGTCAGACCCGTCGCCGGCCGGTTTCTTGGTTTGAAATCTGAAATATATTTTTGGCACCTCTGTTTGATTCTTGCTATCATAAAAACGTCGTGTTACTGTAGTTTAGACTTCCAACTGAATGAATCTTGGAGAATTGACAAAATGAAAAGTGAAAGCGGAAACAGATGAAGGAAAACAAAAGTTGCAGAATCTCATAGCGTGCAGTCTAATCATGTCTAAGCATCCAGTCCACAGAATAATTTGACACCTGTAAGTAatataaaaagattctctcCCTTTGCTGTAGAGCAGCAGTAACAGCAATACTCTGCGtcttaatgtttttttttcacatttacatCATTTTcttataagaaaaaaaaactagtcgGGGAACACATATTTCCCTAACTTTGCCTTCAAATTTGGTGAAAAATACTTGACCATGGAGAAAAAACTTTCAATGGCTTTATCTTAAAATATAAGAGTAACAAACTTTTTAAAAAGATACTCACACGAACTATGAAACCACCTAGATTCGAGGCCAGATAGGTGGCCTCTCAACTGGAGAGTGAAGGCTTGCCAAATGTGCTATTATTTGGTTCTCAAATTTGGTGACAAAAGAAACTTTGTTGGCTGGGTGACTTCTGTCATCGCTTGCCAGTTGATCAGGGAGATTCGCTAAACCGGGTTGGATCATTTGGAACTTTAGAATGGACACGAATCCTTTGCATTACTGCAGAGGAGCCTGATGCCCTTAGAATCCCACATGAGTTCTGCACTGATAAAATAATGACTCCTCTACAGGTTGTACTGAAATCCTCCATACCATACCAGCCAAGAAGTCATTTAGCTTGCCTTGCTTTTCCGCCCAGTTAGactatctccaacagtttctgtcacactcggtttttaagaaaaaaaactagatgtATTCCAATATAATTAAGTTTTCATACATACAatgacttcataagtgataatATAACAGTATCATTAAATAACGATAAtattcattacaaaaggacccgcaggtcttaaagaaaatactaagataACTTTCAGCGATAGCAGGTTTTTCATCCATCAACATGCGTTGTTCGGGGGAGTGTCAGCCTATGACATGATATTCAGGTCGACATCTTCCTTCGCCTAGAACTCGGCTCCATCATTCGGAAGGTCTTCGAAAACTTCGCCTTCTAAGCAACATCGAGAAGTTGGGAgaaagcaagcgtgagtacttagagtactcagcaagtgtagaaaaatatgacatataGGCTTTAATACAAAGAAAAGCTTGACTCAGACTGACTGTAACTATGCCAAACTAATTTAGGACTCAAAAGAcatagcaacctatttactatgtgatgACTCCAACATTAAAGGAgacaactcatcggatttcatccgactatcAGACTCACTAGATACCCCATATCCgactaccaactcatcggggttccaccacccgactatctaaaaccaaccatccaaaatccccactaattatgaaaaagtccaagcccgctcttaactatgagcacggctgatcgatcagttttacactatgcagagtttgcacactttatccACGAGTCGTAattcccgttttgctttacacttTCGGGGTgtagagtcggggtctcactacaaggcctttacaaagcgcctTCAAATCCATATACGCCTACTAAgttttcaccgctaacagggatttcaTCCAATGCAGaggccccatcttgtgccacttaaccgtccactgGTACGTCcagaataaggaggacatctaattatttggccaggtcgtacccatataagtctcgtggttgcgctgttaTGCTGGGTAATAAGCTTCACAAACCGTTCCTTATGATCcccacaggaacaaccacagaCCTGTTGTGCAGCATCACCTCAAACTaaccatccagttgggatccctataccatattattacaaaattataatatccaaattcttgttgtATAAACATTAGTGTAGATTAACCTTTACCCCTACCATAAcggcactagcatatctacccttcatttcccatgactcatcaacgacgacaaggatagtaaaacaaaatctagtaaaacccTAACCATGGGATTCcatattagacaagcatgcatctagaaaTATAAAAGctacactttcctacaatgggATCAAAGcgatcaagaacacttgccttcgaaAGCGGGTTGATCAAATTCCTTGAACGTCTGGTCCTGCAAGTTCACACACTGCTTGTCTCCTAAAGCAATCGCGCACacagaaaacaaacaaatataacgtctaagaacagtacacaaaacaGTAGCAATGCACTATAAAAAGGTTACTAATGGATAGTATACGTTGCTACGATCGCGGGAGCGCAAGAATCGACTAaaacggagctcgtatgaaaaagttgtgaAGGTTTTAagctacaggggcttttctgaaaaggtacaagggctaaattgtaaaaatagaaagtttagggacttatttgtaaaattcagagacctatttgcaattatacaaaagttcagagggctaaaagtaaaaataCAGTACTACCAGGGGCATATTtgtgaaaacagaaaagtttgggggtttaaatataaaattacctaatttcagagaataaaggAATTCTTTTTGTGCttaaaaacctatttattgTGTCACGCTGACCTCATCCTTCTGACCGGGCTCGGTTGGCTGATGTGGCAGCTTACGCGGCTGTTGATTGGGATGGTGGACCGGCGCCATGGACTGCGTCCACTGGTCCATGGTAGACCGAAGGAGTATGGGTTTGGTCGATCTAATCTGGACCGTCGGTGGATGATCTAACGGCTCACGATAGTTGGGGAGGGATTAACGGCCTGCGGCGACAGAGAagcggcggcgccgcctcgggTCTAGCCAGAGCATCGCCGGAAGAATGCGAAATCGAGCTACGGCCTACCAAATACTACTGGAAACGGCGCAATCAAACGAGAAGGAGGCGGGGAGTCTCACCGAGGGCTTcacgatggctggtggggtctCGACGGCGGTCGGCGATGGAGGAAAACGGCAgcggctgtcggtgctcgaGGAACCTTGTCTACGGTGACGGTGTGACGGAATTGGCGGGCGAGGAATCTTCCACGGGGTTCTGCAGTGATGGAGGGGCGGTTAGTCGACCTCGAAAAACGATGGGGAAGGCCGATGACGGTGAATGGTGGCGAGACTCACCGGAGCTCGACAGGAGGACGACTACGG
This genomic interval carries:
- the LOC133885788 gene encoding metallothionein-like protein 2C, yielding MSCCSGNCGCGSGCKCGSGCGGCKMFPDVEATATATTTMVIAAATHKGTSGGFEAAAENGGCDCTTCKCGTSCGCSCCSCN